DNA sequence from the Brachybacterium sp. P6-10-X1 genome:
AACGAGGGCATCGCCGGTGGCCAATGGGGCACGGCGGCCGCCGTCGGCCTCGTCAAGAGCGCCGTGGGGCTCGTCCTCGTCCTCTCCGCGAACAAGCTCGCCCATGCCTTCGGCGAGCAGGGGGTGTACAAGGCATGACCATCCGCATCGACGACGACCCCGCACAGCCCACCGGAAACCCCCGACCCCGCCGACAGGCGTCCCGCTCCCCCGGGATCCGGGACGGCGCCGGTCCCGTGGAGAAGACGCTCAAAGCAATCATCCTCCTCATCGCCTGCGCCATGGTGGTCGTCCCCTTCATCGGGATCATCTCCACGAGCATCGCACCGGCCGATCAGGTCACCGAGGCCGGAGGGTTCGTGCTCTTCCCCGGGACATCGACCTCACCGCCTACCAGTCGATCCTCTCCGGCGGCGTCGTCACCCGAGCACTCCTGGTCAGCATCTTCGTCACCGGGGTCGGAACGCTGATCAGTCTCATCCTGACCTCGACCCTGGCCTGGGCACTGTCCCGCCGCGGCACCGTTGCCAACAAGCAGATGCTGCTGCTCGTGCTGGTCAGCCTCCTGTTCGCCCCCGGACTGATCCCCACCTATCTGGTGGTGCGACAGTTCAACCTCATCGACAGCCTCTGGGCCCTGATCCTCCCCACCGCGGTCAGCGCCTTCAACGTCATCGTCGTGCGCGCATTCTTCGTGAACCTGCCCGAGGAGCTGATCGATGCCGCCCGCATCGACGGCGCCTCCGAGTGGCAGATCTTCCGCCGCATCGCCCTGCCCCTGTCGAAGGCCGTGCTCGCCGTGGTCGGGCTCTTCTACGGGGTCGGCTACTGGAACGCCTTCTTCAACGCCCTGCTCTACCTCAACGACGCCTCGAAATGGCCCCTGCAGATGGTGCTGCGCACCTACGTCATCAACGGGACCGAGATGGGCACGGCGGAGATGGGCCAGGCGGTCGAAGCCGCGCCGCCCCAGACCACGATCCAGATGGCGATCCTCGTCATCTCCATCGTCCCCATCGTCATCGTCTACCCCTTCCTCCAGCGTCACTTCACCAAGGGCGTCCTCACCGGCGCCGTGAAGGGATGACGAGCTCCGCGCCCACCATGACCGGCCCCGCGCCCACGATGACGGGGCCGGAGCCCACCGCGACACCCCTTCCACCTCTCGGAGGTCTCTCATGACCAAGCACGACATCACCCGTCGCGCCGCGCTCACGGGCGCGGCCGCCGCCGGCGTCGCACTGACCGCGTCCTGCAGCAACGAGGGACGAGGCGGCATCCCCGCTGAGTTCGCGAACGCCCCGGTCCCGCTTCCCACCCACATCCCGTACCAGGGGGTCGACCCCGATCTCCGGGGGGACCCGGACACCGGGCTGATGAACGGATACTTCTCCTATCCCGCCGATCCCGTCACGACGATCTCCGAGCCGCCCGCCGACGGAGACCTGATCTCCGCCCTGGTGCGCACGGACAAGCCCGTCCCTCCGGACGCCTCCCGCAACGCCTTCTGGCAGGAGCTGAACACCCGCCTCGGCTCCGAGCTCGAGCTCAACATCGTCCCGGCCCCCGATTGGGGACAGAAGTTCGCGACCACCGTCGCCGGTGATTCCCTGCCCGAGCTGTTCGCCGTCGCCGGAGGCACCCCGCTGCTTCCTCAGTTCCTCGACGCCTCCGCAGCGGACCTCACCTCGCACCTCTCGGGCAGCGCCGCCGAGGACTACCCGTTCCTCGCGAACATCCCCACCGACACCTGGCGGGAGACGGCCTACAACGGCAAGATCATGGGTGTTCCCGTCCCTCGCGGCGTCATGAGCACGAACATCCTCTACGAGCGCGCCGACCTGCTCGAGAAGAAGGGCATCGACCAGGACCCGCGATCGTTCGACGAGTTCCTCGCGCTGTGCGAAGAGCTCACGGAACCGCAGGAGAACGTCTTCGCGCTCGGATCCGTGCCGCTGGACCTGATCCGCCAGATGCTCGGCATCCCGAACGGATGGGTCGAGGTCGACGGCGCGCTGACCAGCTCCTTCGAAGCCGAGGAGCAGAAGGAGGCCCTGTCCGCCGCACGCAAGCTGGTCGACGCCGGGGTGCTCAACCCCGGGACGTTCGGCTCCCAGTCCAGCGACCGCAAGAGCTGGTTCGGGTCGGGGCGCAACTACTTCATCTTCGACACCTTCTCCGCCTGGCCCCAGTTCCATCAGGCCCAGACCTCCGGCGACCAGTTCGCCATGACTGCGATGCGGACCCCGGGCTTCGATGGTGACCCGGGCAGGGCGTGCGCGTGGTTGGCGAACCCGACGTACGGCATCTCAGCGATCAGGAAGGACGCCGCGGACCGCGTCCAGGCCTTTCTGCGAGTTCTGAACTACCTCGCCGCTCCCTTCGGGACCGCGGAGTACCTCTTCCGCGTCTACGGCATCGAAGGCGTGCACTACACCATGGACGGGAGCGACCCGATGCCCACGGACCGAGGAACCAGCGAGACGGCGCTCGGCTTCCGCTACCTGACCGACGCCCCCTGGCCGATCTACGTACCGGGCAACCGCGACTCGACACAGAACTGGTACGACGCGCAGAAGACGGCCGTGGAGTACGGGGTGCGCGACCCGACCCTCGGGCTCTACTCCGAGACGAGCACCCGGATCGGAGGAAGCATCGGCGGGCGTCTCAACGACCTCACCAACGACATCCTGCAAGGCCGCAAACCGGTCTCCGCGTGGGACGCCGGAGTGGCGAGCTGGCGCCAGAACGGCGGGGACCGGATCCGGGAGGAGCTCGAAGAGGCACGAGCCGATCGGCGGTCCGCGTGAGCACCGAGGTCCCCGCCGCACCGAACATCATCCTCATCCTCGCCGACGACCTGGGTTTCTCCGACCTCGGCTGCTACGGCGGCGAGATCCGCACGCCCCATCTGGACCGGCTGGCCGGCACCGGCTGCACGATGAGCAGCTTCTACAGCACGGCACGCTGCTCACCCTCGCGGGCATCCCTGCTGACCGGGCTGCACCCCCACCAGACCGGGATCGGGATCCTCACCGGCGACACCCTCCCGGCGGGGTATCCCGGCGACCTCGACAGCCGGTGCCTCACCGTGGCGGAGGTGTTGCGCGCACACGGCTACCGCACCAGCGCCGTCGGGAAGTGGCACCTCGCGCGCGACGTCCGCACGCCGAACCAGGCCTGGCCGACGCGGTCCGGATTCGAGCGCTTCTGGGGCCCTCTCGGAGGAGCGTGCAGCTACTTCGCGCCGACCACCATGGCCTGGGACGAGACACCCGTCGAGATCGACGAGCCCGACTTCTACCTCACCGAGGAGCTGGCCCGCCGCGCCGTGCGGGAGGTGATCGACGCACGGGCCGACGGGAGGCCCTTCTTCCTCTACCTGCCGTTCACGGCGCCGCACTGGCCGCTGCACGCCCGCCCGGAGACGATCGACTCCTACCGGGGCGTCTATGATCGCGGCTGGGACGCCGTGCGCCGGGATCGCCTGCGTTCGCAGGAGCGCCGAGGAGCCTTCGAGGGGCAGCGCCCCACCCTCTCGGACCGTGACAGCGACGTCCCCGCCTGGGAGGACGTGGCCGACAAAGCGTGGCAGGCGCGCCGGATGCAGACCTATGCAGCTCAGGTGACCGCGATGGACGACGCTGTCGGCCAGGTCCTGGACACCGTGGAGCGGACCGGGAACCGCGAGAACACGCTGGTGCTGTTCCTGTCGGACAACGGCGGGTGCGCGGAGGAGATCCCGGCAGGCTGGGCCGACGAGATGGTCCCGGTGCCGTACAACCTGCCCCCGCGCGCCCCCGACGGTGCACGGGTCAAGAAGGGCAACGCCCCGTGGGTCGAGCCCGGCCTCCCGGACTCCTTCGCCTCGTACGGCAGGCCGTGGGCCAACGTCTCGAACTCCCCGTTCCGCGAGTACAAGCACTGGGTGCACGAAGGCGGCATCGCGACTCCCCTCATCGCCAGCTGGCCGGCCGGCGGGCTCCGGGCGGGATGGAACCACACCCCGTATCAGCTGACCGACGTGCTCCCGACCGTGCTGGATGCCGTCGGGCTCCCCGAGCCGAGCGGGCTGCCCTCCCCGGTCGGGCCGGGCCCCGAGGGCCGCTCGATGCTCGCCGCATGGCGGGGCGACGCCCCCTCCACGGACCACACCCTGTACTTCGAGCACGAAGGCCACGGAGCGGTCCGGGCGGGTCGGTGGAAGTGCGTGCGCCGGCACGGACACCCCTGGGAGCTGTACGACCTGAGCGGCGACCGCACCGAGACCGTGGATCTGGCTGCGCGGCGACCGGACCTGGTCGAGGCCCTGAGCGCGCGCTGGCACCGGTGGGCCGATCGGTGTGGGGTCAGGGAGCGACAGGCGATCATGGATCAGACGCCCTCAGGATCGCCCGGGGGTCTCATCCAGGACGTCTCCTCGACCTCCCACCTCCGACGCCCGAGCACGGCGCGGCACGGAAGCTGCGAGAGCACCGCACAGCTGCGACGCATCCGGGGCCTGTGAGACGATCCCGGCCCCGCAGCGGGCGGGCCCTACGATGCAGATCGTGACTGACAGACCGCACACCGGCCCTCCACGGATGGCGGACGTCGCGACGGTCGCCGGCGTCTCGATGAAGACGGTCTCCAACGTGATCAACGGGGTCGACAAGGTGTCCGCGCCGACCAGGCAGCGCGTCCTGTCCGCGATCGACGAGATCGGCTACCTTCCCAACCTGTCGGCGCGGAACCTGGCGCGCGGTCGAGCCGGTGTCATCGCGCTCGTGGTCCCCGGACTGGAGCTTCCCTACTTCGCGTCGCTCGCCGGCAAGGTCGTCGAGGCGGCGGAGCGTCGCGGCTGGCTCGTCCTCATCCATCAGACCGGGGGCGATGCCGCGACCGAGCGCGCCGCCCTCGAGGGGAACTTCGCCCAACGCATCGACGGACTCATCGTCAGCTCCCAGACGACGGGACCGGAGGAGCTCGCGGCCCGCGCCTCCACCGTGCCCCTGGTGATGCTGGGGAACCGCGCTTTCGATCCCGGGACCCCGCACGTCGACATCGACAATCACGGCGCCGGGAAGATGGCCGTGCAGCACCTCGTCGCCGGTGGCTGCCGGCGAATCGCCATGATCGGCGCCAGCTCGCTGCTCGCACCGGCACCGAGG
Encoded proteins:
- a CDS encoding carbohydrate ABC transporter permease, which codes for MLLLVLVSLLFAPGLIPTYLVVRQFNLIDSLWALILPTAVSAFNVIVVRAFFVNLPEELIDAARIDGASEWQIFRRIALPLSKAVLAVVGLFYGVGYWNAFFNALLYLNDASKWPLQMVLRTYVINGTEMGTAEMGQAVEAAPPQTTIQMAILVISIVPIVIVYPFLQRHFTKGVLTGAVKG
- a CDS encoding extracellular solute-binding protein, producing MTKHDITRRAALTGAAAAGVALTASCSNEGRGGIPAEFANAPVPLPTHIPYQGVDPDLRGDPDTGLMNGYFSYPADPVTTISEPPADGDLISALVRTDKPVPPDASRNAFWQELNTRLGSELELNIVPAPDWGQKFATTVAGDSLPELFAVAGGTPLLPQFLDASAADLTSHLSGSAAEDYPFLANIPTDTWRETAYNGKIMGVPVPRGVMSTNILYERADLLEKKGIDQDPRSFDEFLALCEELTEPQENVFALGSVPLDLIRQMLGIPNGWVEVDGALTSSFEAEEQKEALSAARKLVDAGVLNPGTFGSQSSDRKSWFGSGRNYFIFDTFSAWPQFHQAQTSGDQFAMTAMRTPGFDGDPGRACAWLANPTYGISAIRKDAADRVQAFLRVLNYLAAPFGTAEYLFRVYGIEGVHYTMDGSDPMPTDRGTSETALGFRYLTDAPWPIYVPGNRDSTQNWYDAQKTAVEYGVRDPTLGLYSETSTRIGGSIGGRLNDLTNDILQGRKPVSAWDAGVASWRQNGGDRIREELEEARADRRSA
- a CDS encoding arylsulfatase; the encoded protein is MSTEVPAAPNIILILADDLGFSDLGCYGGEIRTPHLDRLAGTGCTMSSFYSTARCSPSRASLLTGLHPHQTGIGILTGDTLPAGYPGDLDSRCLTVAEVLRAHGYRTSAVGKWHLARDVRTPNQAWPTRSGFERFWGPLGGACSYFAPTTMAWDETPVEIDEPDFYLTEELARRAVREVIDARADGRPFFLYLPFTAPHWPLHARPETIDSYRGVYDRGWDAVRRDRLRSQERRGAFEGQRPTLSDRDSDVPAWEDVADKAWQARRMQTYAAQVTAMDDAVGQVLDTVERTGNRENTLVLFLSDNGGCAEEIPAGWADEMVPVPYNLPPRAPDGARVKKGNAPWVEPGLPDSFASYGRPWANVSNSPFREYKHWVHEGGIATPLIASWPAGGLRAGWNHTPYQLTDVLPTVLDAVGLPEPSGLPSPVGPGPEGRSMLAAWRGDAPSTDHTLYFEHEGHGAVRAGRWKCVRRHGHPWELYDLSGDRTETVDLAARRPDLVEALSARWHRWADRCGVRERQAIMDQTPSGSPGGLIQDVSSTSHLRRPSTARHGSCESTAQLRRIRGL
- a CDS encoding LacI family DNA-binding transcriptional regulator, whose product is MTDRPHTGPPRMADVATVAGVSMKTVSNVINGVDKVSAPTRQRVLSAIDEIGYLPNLSARNLARGRAGVIALVVPGLELPYFASLAGKVVEAAERRGWLVLIHQTGGDAATERAALEGNFAQRIDGLIVSSQTTGPEELAARASTVPLVMLGNRAFDPGTPHVDIDNHGAGKMAVQHLVAGGCRRIAMIGASSLLAPAPRTQGFLEALQEHGLPLRPDLLRQIPENTGDAGESATEDLLECVDELPDGIVAITDWVAQGVMRALLRHEVRIPQDVAVIGFDDIPYARTYYPSLTSIAPDRRQVAARALDVLDRLISHPSDRVEDVEARAPLRLLVRESTRTPS